In a genomic window of Trichoderma atroviride chromosome 4, complete sequence:
- a CDS encoding uncharacterized protein (antiSMASH:Cluster_4.7) — translation MSGQGYLDNTALHAQAKWRSALLTYPGNLKEALREAQKDAKKTMYGIAQGIPSSFLTKVYASVRPDFVWIDVEHGMFDRIVLHDAIHAAQHHSEGKTMALVRIPKEDEWVLTTALDAGAAGIIIPHSESKEEVEEFMKKIYYPPLGNRSFSPWVFTPGISDASLYPDDAFNMKTANNHIAVIPQIESVKGIANVEEIASIPGVSALMFGPGDFMADAGVPLSLGEPHPTLVSAMESMSKANKKFDKPLWG, via the exons ATGTCGGGACAAGGCTATCTCGACAACACTGCCTTGCACGCGCAGGCAAAATGGCGATCGGCCCTCCTTACATACCCGGGGAATCTGAAGGAAGCTCTACGAGAAGCGCAAAAAGATGCCAAGAAAACTATGTATGGCATTGCTCAAGGTATCCCTAGCTCTTTTTTAACCAAGGTATACGCTTCTGTGAGGCCAGATTTTGTTTGGATTGATGTTGAGCATGGAATGTTCGATCGGATAGTCCTTCATGA CGCTATCCATGCAGCTCAACATCATTCGGAAGGCAAAACAATGGCCTTGGTTAGGATTCCCAAGGAAGACGAGTGGGTTTTGACTACAGCTCTTGACGCCGGTGCAGCTGGCATTATTATTCCTCACAgtgaaagcaaagaagaggttgaggagTTTATGAAGAAAATTTATTACC CTCCTCTTGGCAATCGCTCATTTAGTCCATGGGTTTTTACTCCTGGCATCTCAGATGCTTCGTTATATCCAGATGATGCGTTCAACATGAAAACAGCAAACAACCATATCGCTGTAATACCCCAGATAGAGAGCGTCAAAGGAATTGCAAATGTCGAAGAGATTGCTTCGATACCTGGTGTCTCGGCACTCATGTTTGGACCTGGAGATTTCATGGCAGATGCAGGAGTGCCACTATCTCTAGGCGAGCCTCATCCTACCCTCGTTTCTGCAATGGAGAGTATGtcaaaagcaaacaaaaaattCGACAAGCCACTCTGGGGGTAA
- a CDS encoding uncharacterized protein (antiSMASH:Cluster_4.7~CAZy:CE3~EggNog:ENOG41): MLIPTLCARSAILGGSYQPFRIFVGAVHSSYSTESSSPSSEGDSHRPATNSNCVTTPTPLRLMPLGGSITYGVGSSDKNGYRKSLYDMLTSDGHNVEMVGSRKSGTMPNNQNEGWRGFTIDQIDRRARISIPLLMPNLVTINAGSNDCLQDVEIGQIGNRISGLLEYIWSTCPRSTIILSTLLLNSDTLTEQRILQANAQFQELASQKYKQRKRIVLVDMHGADGPNADELVDGTHPNDAAYRKMASIWHRGFQEAVSKGFLQASVPSKSRT, translated from the exons ATGTTGATTCCCACATTATGCGCTCGCTCCGCAATACTTGGAGGCAGCTACCAACCTTTTCGCATATTCGTGGGCGCAGTGCATTCAAGCTATAGTACTGagtcatcatctccatcatcggAAGGAGATTCTCATCGCCCTGCCACAA ATAGTAATTGCGTTACAACACCTACTCCCTTGCGTCTAATGCCCCTCGGCGGCTCGATTACATATGGCGTTGGCTCTTCTGACAAAAATGGTTACCGCAAATCCCTTTATGACATGCTCACTTCGGACGGTCATAACGTCGAAATGGTAGGGTCGCGAAAATCTGGTACGATGCCTAATAACCAGAATGAAGGATGGCGGGGATTCACGATTGACCAGATCGACCGAAGAGCACGTATATCTATACCTTTGCTAATGCCTAATCTCGTAACCATCAACGCTGGCTCCAACGATTGTCTACAGGATGTCGAGATTGGGCAAATCGGAAATCGCATCAGCGGGTTACTGGAGTACATTTGGAGCACATGTCCACGCTCTACCATTATCTTGTCCACACTCCTCTTGAACTCGGATACCTTGACCGAGCAGCGAATATTACAGGCAAATGCGCAGTTTCAAGAGTTGGCTTCGCAAAAATACAAACAGCGCAAAAGGATAGTCCTCGTAGATATGCACGGCGCAGATGGGCCTAACGCTGATGAGCTGGTCGACGGAACGCACCCAAATGATGCAGCATATCGAAAAATGGCTAGCATATGGCATAGAGGCTTTCAGGAGGCTGTCTCGAAAGGGTTTCTCCAGGCGTCTGTTCCGAGCAAAAGTCGAACTTGA
- a CDS encoding uncharacterized protein (antiSMASH:Cluster_4.7~EggNog:ENOG41) codes for MERTLTGRNIAIIGASGQLGKPTLKALLSKGVHTITAIQRNESTRDFPSEVVVKRGSFEDESFLVDALQGQDAVVVIVPIPNMDLGDIFVRAAAKAGVPYILPTEFGVDAPEVENEHSMMAPKVARRRLVEELGVSSWIAVIVNFWLDANIQIGLWGIDVKGRKVEMFKNADAKVSTTTVSRSGEVIAVLLSLPETELAQFKNKSYYYSSFELSQRDIFEAVKRATGTKDADWDIRERDATQVIEETEPKIRKGNGYAEWYRLFVKFFQGIQGANYEDKAIDLEEYGLPKENLDAVVKQAIAGL; via the coding sequence ATGGAGCGTACACTAACGGGCCGAAATATTGCCATTATCGGGGCCAGTGGCCAACTTGGCAAGCCAACTCTGAAGGCACTACTCTCCAAAGGTGTTCATACCATAACCGCAATTCAACGCAACGAGTCAACACGCGACTTTCCGTCGGAAGTGGTCGTGAAGAGAGGATCATTTGAGGATGAGTCTTTCCTTGTGGACGCTCTTCAAGGTCAGGACGCTGTCGTCGTAATAGTCCCAATTCCTAATATGGATCTTGGGGACATATTTGTACGCgcagctgccaaggctgGGGTGCCATATATCTTACCAACAGAgtttggtgttgatgcccCAGAAGTTGAGAATGAACATTCTATGATGGCACCAAAAGTAGCGAGGCGCAGGCTGGTCGAAGAGCTCGGAGTGAGCAGCTGGATTGCTGTGATTGTCAACTTTTGGCTGGATGCGAACATCCAGATCGGCCTCTGGGGTATCGACGTTAAAGGCCGAAAGGTGGAAATGTTCAAGAACGCCGACGCCAAAGTTTCGACGACAACTGTCTCTCGTTCTGGAGAGGTAATTGCCGTACTTCTCAGCCTGCCGGAGACAGAGTTGGCCCAGTTCAAAAACAAGTCTTACTACTATTCATCTTTTGAGCTCTCACAGCGAGACATCTTTGAAGCTGTCAAGCGAGCCACAGGAACAAAAGACGCGGATTGGGATatcagagagagagatgctaCACAGGTCATTGAAGAAACTGAGCCAAAAATACGAAAAGGTAATGGCTATGCAGAGTGGTATAGACTATTTGTCAAGTTCTTCCAAGGCATCCAAGGTGCAAACTACGAAGATAAGGCTATTGACCTGGAGGAATATGGCCTGCCGAAAGAAAACCTTGATGCGGTCGTCAAGCAAGCAATTGCTGGTTTGTAA
- a CDS encoding uncharacterized protein (antiSMASH:Cluster_4.7~SMCOG1001:short-chain dehydrogenase/reductase SDR), translated as MSQAKSIVVIGGSRGIGLGIVKQALSDYPQATVFATARNPEKATELQALSDSNKGRLQILALDADDSNSINQAATKIGQQFESLDVVIYNSGVLNGFGNMLDVGAQSLIDNMTTNVYGAYHAAVAFEPLLLKSKYERKSLVFLSSSFASMQLADEIAAAHEEGIAKGFDATGMYNVSKTALNRLGKELDTVLARQGLPVLLLHPGLVKTDMNPFYEIEVPESAAGLVKVIQTFTPGKKNFYSWNGDALPW; from the exons ATGTCTCAAGCAAAGTCAATTGTTGTTATTGGTGGCTCACGTGGCATTGGTTTGGGTATAGTAAAGCAGGCG CTGTCTGATTACCCCCAAGCCACTGTTTTTGCTACTGCCAGAAACCCCGAAAAGGCAACTGAGCTTCAGGCTCTTTCCGACTCAAACAAAGGAAGGCTCCAAATTCTGGCTCTTGATGCAGATGACTCAAACTCTATCAACCAGGCTGCTACCAAGATCGGACAGCAATTCGAGTCTCTGGATGTTGTCATCTACAACTCTGGCGTTTTGAATGGATTTGGAAACATGCTTGACGTCGGTGCTCAGTCATTGATTGATAACATGACCACGAATGTTTATGGCGCCTATCATGCCGCTGTTGCATTTGAGCCCCTCTTGTTGAAGTCTAAGTACGAGAGAAAATCTCTGGTGTTCCTTTCTTCGTCGTTTGCTTCCATGCAGCTGGCCGACGAGATTGCTGCGGCTCACGAAGAGGGAATCGCAAAGGGATTTGACGCCACAGGGATGTACAACGTTTCAAAG ACTGCCTTGAACCGTCTAGGAAAAGAGCTTGACACTGTTCTGGCCAGACAGGGTTTGCCTGTTCTCTTACTTCATCCGGGACTGGTGAAGACCGATATGAACCCTTTTTACGAAATCGAAGTCCCAGAAAGCGCCGCTGGATT GGTCAAAGTTATCCAAACCTTTACCCCCGGAAAGAAGAACTTCTACAGCTGGAACGGCGATGCGCTACCGTGGTAA
- a CDS encoding uncharacterized protein (antiSMASH:Cluster_4.7~CAZy:GH2), whose protein sequence is MGLSSYIQAAGTTGVLLAQFAKASFNVLDLSKQQWTLTSPNFPNISVPGKVPSHAHVDLYAANIISDPLIGLNDFNLRWVGFSNWTYTSEINGLYDQHTATDVLQVQHLTNRRQNPETLTSYLVFNGLDTYAAIEFCGQQIANADNQFRQWVFNISDVLASCQDQQPQLAVRFGAAPNISATIAAEPGQETWPNGIDEVYEIPNRQFIRKEQSDFGWDWGPAFSPAGIWQPAYLVQLDGPESVYVKNSAFDLYRHGQLNNLPPDQTADWVFNASVDVVGSIPPEAYLRYSIVDLDTQKQVSSGNLSNIVNGGDVITGIATLDASEYELWWPNGLGAQKLYSMNVEVISNEKAIAAVSKRMGFRTIVLNMEPISNLQLSQGIINGSNFHFEINGHTFYAKGSNFVPPDPFWPRVTPEHIHEILSDVVDANQNMLRVWSSGAYSPDFMYDLADEMGILLWCEFEFSVSLYPVAPAFLENVRQEAVYQVRRANHHPSLALWAGGNEMEKDELPAVKSQAPAQYERYLSEYLELFLNTLLPAVYGNSRSISYMPCSTNNGYLELNFSLPIPFVDRLYNTTPGYLYGDSDFYDYNAAEAWDINHYVAGRFANEFGFHSMPSIETWREAIPDDQLTFNSTMTVLRNHHYPPGSLTTTNTADPLRGMGEMTLGVQLWYPHPMKTDPVANFSAWCHATQIFQADFYHTKIQYYRAGSGMPHRQLGSLYWQLNDIWQAPTWSSREYDGRWKVNLYATKDIFQPVIIAPVFNVTTGILDIYAVSDLWSDVSGEASWEWIGYDGKPVGSANLSVERQKFTVGPVNSTILASMNIPQLTGNGSLPAANAVLIANITATGTPPNTQGTKTYTHSNYYTATPLSKAKLVDPELSIRQEENSFTVTAEKGVSAFTWIALDPSDSSAIVTFEDNGFWLRQGQSKTVGYSVRGSSPGWEGRVTVSSIWNNTLPS, encoded by the exons ATGGGGCTTTCCTCATACATACAGGCTGCTGGTACGACTGGTGTGCTGTTGGCTCAGTTTGCAAAGGCATCATTCAATGTTTTGGATCTTTCAAAGCAGCAGTGGACTCTTACAAGCCCAAATTTCCCCAATATCTCCGTTCCTGGGAAGGTCCCATCACACGCCCACGTCGACCTCTACGCGGCGAACATTATTAGTGATCC TTTAATCGGACTTAACGATTTCAATCTTCGCTGGGTTGGCTTTAGTAACTGGACATATACCAGTGAAATCAATGGACTGTACGATCAGCATACCGCGACCGATGTGCTGCAGGTACAGCATCTGACCAACCGCAGGCAAAACCCTGAGACCCTGACCAGCtacctcgtcttcaacggGCTTGACACCTACGCTGCCATCGAATTCTGCGGACAACAGATTGCCAACGCTGACAACCAGTTTCGTCAGTGGGTTTTCAACATCTCCGATGTCCTGGCATCCTGTCAAGACCAGCAACCTCAGCTTGCTGTCAGATTTGGCGCTGCACCCAACATCTCGGCAACGATTGCGGCGGAACCCGGACAGGAGACATGGCCAAACGGCATTGATGAGGTCTATGAGATTCCCAACAGACAATTTATCCGGAAGGAGCAATCTGATTTTGGATG GGACTGGGGCCCAGCCTTTTCTCCTGCGGGCATTTGGCAGCCTGCGTACCTAGTCCAGCTTGATGGGCCGGAATCTGTATATGTTAAAAACTCGGCGTTCGATTTGTACCGACATGGTCAGCTGAACAATTTGCCACCAGATCAGACAGCAGACTGGGTTTTTAATGCGAGCGTCGATGTTGTCGGAAGCATCCCTCCTGAAGCTTATCTCAGATACTCCATTGTGGACTTGGACACACAAAAGCAGGTAAGTAGTGGAAATCTTAGTAACATTGTGAATGGAGGGGACGTCATCACCGGCATTGCGACTCTCGATGCTTCTGAATACGAGCTCTGGTGGCCGAATGGCCTTGGTGCGCAGAAGCTCTATAGCATGAACGTCGAAGTAATCTCAAatgaaaaggccattgcTGCCGTCAGCAAGCGAATGGGCTTCAGGACTATAGTTCTCAACATGGAGCCTATTAGCAACCTACAGCTTTCCCAGGGAATCATTAATGGTAGCAATT TTCACTTCGAAATCAATGGGCACACTTTCTATGCTAAAGGCAGCAACTTTGTTCCTCCAGACCCTTTCTGGCCGCGTGTCACACCTGAACACATCCATGAGATTCTCTCCGATGTTGTCGATGCTAATCAGAATATGCTACGCGTCTGGTCCAGCGGTGCTTACTCACCTGACTTCATGTACGATCTTGCTGATGAGATGGGAATTTTGCTCTGGTGCGAATTCGAATTCAGCGTTTCTTTGTACCCAGTTGCACCAGCTTTTCTTGAGAATGTCCGCCAGGAGGCTGTCTATCAAGTGCGGCGCGCCAACCATCATCCGTCTTTGGCACTCTGGGCCGGTGGAAATGAAATGGAGAAGGATGAGCTACCTGCTGTGAAATCTCAAGCCCCGGCCCAGTACGAGCGCTACCTGAGCGAGTATCTAGAGCTGTTCCTCAACACGTTGCTGCCTGCCGTCTATGGTAACTCTCGGAGCATCAGCTACATGCCCTGCAGCACTAACAACGGCTACTTGGAACTCAACTTTAGTTTGCCGATCCCCTTTGTTGATCGCCTCTATAATACCACGCCTGGTTACTTGTACGGAGACAGCGACTTTTACGATTATAATGCGGCTGAGGCATGGGATATCAATCATTATGTTGCCGGTCGATTCGCCAACGAATTCGGCTTCCATTCTATGCCCAGTATCGAGACTTGGCGGGAGGCCATTCCGGACGACCAACTGACCTTTAATTCAACCATGACTGTCTTGCGGAACCACCACTACCCACCAGGCAGCCTCACTACCACGAACACGGCTGACCCTCTCAGAGGCATGGGCGAGATGACACTAGGTGTTCAGCTGTGGTATCCGCATCCCATGAAAACCGACCCCGTCGCCAACTTCTCTGCTTGGTGCCATGCTACCCAGATTTTCCAGGCCGATTTTTATCATACCAAGATTCAATATTATCGTGCTGGCTCTGGCATGCCTCATCGACAGCTGGGTTCGTTGTATTGGCAGCTCAACGATATCTGGCAAGCGCCGACATGGTCAAGCAGGGAGTACGACGGCCGCTGGAAGGTCAATCTTTATGCGACAAAAGACATATTCCAACCTGTTATCATTGCCCCAGTCTTCAATGTCACTACAGGTATATTGGATATATACGCGGTTTCCGATTTATGGAGCGATGTCTCGGGTGAGGCCAGCTGGGAATGGATTGGCTATGATGGCAAACCAGTTGGGTCGGCCAACTTATCTGTCGAGCGGCAGAAGTTCACAGTCGGGCCAGTCAACTCAACAATTTTGGCAAGCATGAATATACCTCAGCTCACAGGCAACGGCAGTCTGCCAGCTGCTAATGCCGTCTTGATCGCCAACATTACCGCCACCGGGACGCCTCCCAATACACAGGGCACCAAAACTTACACCCATTCCAATTACTACACTGCTACACCTCTCAGTAAGGCTAAATTGGTCGACCCAGAGTTGTCAATCCGCCAAGAGGAGAATAGCTTCACCGTCACTGCTGAGAAGGGCGTCAGTGCATTTACGTGGATCGCACTGGACCCGAGCGATTCGAGCGCCATCGTCACGTTTGAAGATAATGGTTTCTGGCTTCGGCAGGGCCAAAGTAAAACGGTTGGATATAGTGTTCGTGGATCAAGCCCTGGCTGGGAGGGCCGTGTTACAGtgagcagcatctggaaCAATACCCTACCTTCGTGA
- a CDS encoding uncharacterized protein (antiSMASH:Cluster_4.7~EggNog:ENOG41), with protein MSFIFTHHNPEMQLEKKRTALVVTDIQNEFLVETGSYYPMIADKLKELNVFDHIEDLLKCAKENDYYVIHSPHYYYPSDLQWVAPNNAITDYLVKLPAGFVGRKDPVDLEGFHGSGADYPERLKKYLMDGKTANTSPHKGLSCLSNDLIRQLRMRRIEKVIIAGPVGNLCLENHMRDIVEAGFEVAMVRDAIAAGQNDEGDAYQAAMVNFRFIANAIWTTEDTVKRMKAAAEADKQ; from the coding sequence ATGTCTTTCATATTTACACACCACAATCCAGAAATGCAGCTGGAGAAAAAGCGTACGGCCCTTGTTGTTACAGACATCCAGAATGAATTTTTAGTCGAAACTGGAAGCTATTATCCAATGATTGCGGACAAGTTGAAAGAGCTCAACGTCTTTGATCATATCGAGGACCTATTGAAGTGCGCGAAAGAAAACGATTATTATGTTATTCACTCGCCTCATTACTATTATCCATCTGATCTTCAGTGGGTTGCTCCAAACAATGCAATTACAGACTACCTCGTAAAGCTCCCCGCAGGCTTTGTTGGTCGGAAAGACCCCGTCGATTTGGAAGGCTTCCATGGCTCAGGTGCCGACTACCCAGAGCGACTGAAGAAATACCTTATGGATGGAAAGACAGCAAACACATCTCCTCATAAAGGCTTATCGTGTCTTTCAAATGATTTGATTAGGCAGCTGCGTATGCGACGGATTGAGAAGGTTATCATCGCAGGCCCTGTGGGAAATCTGTGTCTGGAGAATCATATGCGCGACATTGTCGAGGCCGGCTTCGAGGTTGCGATGGTACGTGATGCCATTGCCGCTGGTCAAAATGATGAGGGAGATGCCTATCAAGCTGCAATGGTGAATTTCCGTTTCATTGCAAACGCGATTTGGACTACAGAAGACACTGTTAAGCGAatgaaggcggcggcggaggcggacAAGCAGTAA